In Ovis aries strain OAR_USU_Benz2616 breed Rambouillet chromosome 14, ARS-UI_Ramb_v3.0, whole genome shotgun sequence, a single genomic region encodes these proteins:
- the PTH2 gene encoding tuberoinfundibular peptide of 39 residues, with the protein MEARQVPRSPRVRLVLLLLLLVSWGHRTASGVALPPAEVFRLHTPGGAREGPAAPQSRRSLALADDAAFRERARLLAALERRHWLNSYMHKLLVLDAP; encoded by the exons ATGGAGGCCCGCCAGGTACCCAGGAGCCCCCGGGTGCGGCtggtgctgctgctcctgcttctCGTGTCCTGGGGCCACCGCACGGCCTCAGGAGTCGCCCTGCCTCCCGCGGAGGTCTTCAG ACTCCACACCCCCGGCGGGGCTCGGGAGGGTCCGGCCGCTCCGCAGTCGCGGCGGAGCCTGGCGCTGGCGGACGACGCGGCCTTCCGGGAGCGCGCGCGGCTGCTGGCCGCCCTCGAGCGCCGCCACTGGCTGAACTCGTACATGCACAAGCTGCTGGTGCTGGACGCGCCCTGA